The Acidicapsa acidisoli genome contains a region encoding:
- a CDS encoding putative quinol monooxygenase, protein MEKFALLAALQAKPGKEQEVENFLKAAQPLAKAEPGTIRWYSFKIGPSTFGIFDTFADEVSRDAHLTGEIAVALMGRAEELFAVPPKIEKLEILASK, encoded by the coding sequence ATGGAGAAGTTTGCTTTATTGGCCGCCTTGCAGGCGAAACCCGGAAAAGAACAGGAAGTCGAGAATTTTCTGAAGGCCGCCCAGCCGTTGGCGAAGGCCGAACCGGGCACCATTCGCTGGTATTCCTTCAAGATCGGCCCGAGCACCTTTGGCATCTTTGACACCTTTGCCGATGAAGTGTCCCGCGACGCCCATCTCACGGGCGAGATTGCCGTGGCATTGATGGGTCGGGCGGAAGAACTCTTCGCCGTTCCACCAAAGATCGAGAAGCTGGAAATCCTCGCATCAAAGTAG